A single Kwoniella bestiolae CBS 10118 chromosome 8, complete sequence DNA region contains:
- a CDS encoding pre-mRNA-splicing factor SYF1, whose product MSAEDSPLASLFSRFPLTFPIPTPLTHPHLISASDLSTEEDLLHNPDNLRSWLSYITQLKQRISANEPDKPEQPSPEELLLGPLSTHVSREGLQQLTLVYERALAIFPTSFKLWRGYYNMRQSYVLGDLTPAAKTARTQHAKRGSGFKTNVRELLEAAEEANEWIGGLDGIVGYEEWRSLIATGERMIACLSHLPVPWLLHLSVLFHPKCPATFKRTYARRTFDRALRTLPPSLHGRVWGLYLRWAEMIGGEAGERVWRRFLKVDASLTERHITYLLDSTPPRPLAASKYLLSLARRAAKNLYSSLEGKSPYQLFVDFLELVERYADEVGMDEEQTLELKATKQAVVDEISKSDQEDAPAPTEEPASIHGRLIRIAGPPVPVEQGKIFKPKDAISAKKGPEELPYDEDTDPSNSRLLDVEGIVERDGLEVYKDQAGRLWTGLATYWIKRGEFDRATATFERGLAAVVTIRDFTQIFDAYAEFSETMISTLMDAIADEDNLADEEFDAEETEKELDERMKKFEELMDRRPFILNEVLLRRNPNEVVEWEKRIALFGDDDEKVVETYVKALDTINPRKATGPLYPLYVNFAKFYEEGGSKDPESGEPRNEPDLKQARKILERAAKVPYKSVDELAEVWCEWAELELRNENYDEAIRLMQRATTIPRDPKKINFYDESLSPQQRLFKSLKIWSFYSDLEESIGSVETTKVVYDKIMELKIANAQVIVNYAAFLEENKYFEESFKVYERGIELFHPSVAFEIWNIYLSKFVKRYGGKKLERARDLFEQALENCPPKFCKPIYLLYGKLEEEHGLAKRAMGIYDRACATVQDSDKFDMFTIYIAKATANFGLPATRPIYERALESLPDKQTSEMCKRFARMERKLGEIDRARAIYAHASQFCDPRVDAEFWEEWNLFEVDTGSEDTFREMLRIKRAVQAAFNTETSFIAAQTAAAAKGAEKPTDTAKDAADPMAAMERDLSGSGTGTTKKTGGPAFVASTLKNQNAHGIDQAEDEGEGEVANPDAIEMDEDEF is encoded by the exons ATGTCGGCTGAAGACTCCCCTCTcgcctccctcttctcccgcTTCCCACTAACCTTCCCAATCCCTACACCTCTCACCCAccctcacctcatctccgCCTCAGACCTCTCAACAGAGGAAGACCTCCTGCACAACCCCGACAACCTCCGATCATGGCTCTCCTACATCACCCAGCTAAAACAGCGCATATCAGCCAATGAACCTGACAAGCCCGAACAGCCATCGCCTGAGGAACTTCTCCTAGGTCCCCTGTCGACCCACGTCTCTCGCGAGGGATTACAGCAGTTGACCTTGGTGTATGAAAGGGCACTGGCAATCTTTCCTACGAGCTTCAAACTCTGGAGAGGATATTACAATATGCGTCAATCGTATGTCCTTGGAGATCTTACACCAGCCGCTAAGACTGCTAGAACCCAGCATGCAAAGAGGGGATCAGGGTTCAAGACGAACGTTAGGGAGTTGCTCGAAGCTGCTGAAGAGGCTAATGAGTGGATCGGCGGACTGGACGGGATAGTAGGCTACGAAGAGTGGAGATCCCTTATAGCTACTGGAGAACGAATGATAGCTTGTCTGAGCCATTTGCCTGTACCGTGGCTATTGCATCTTTCGGTTCTGTTCCACCCCAAATGCCCTGCTACATTCAAGAGGACCTATGCGCGCAGAACGTTTGATAGAGCTCTCAGGACACTCCCCCCAAGTTTACATGGGAGGGTGTGGGGATTGTATCTAAGATGGGCTGAGATGATTGGCGGTGAGGCTGGcgagagggtttggagaaGGTTTTTGAAG GTCGACGCAAGTCTCACCGAACGACATATAACCTACCTCCTCGACTCCACCCCACCTCGTCCCCTCGCCGCATCCAaatacctcctctccctcgctcGTCGAGCAGCTAAGAACCTGTACTCGTCCCTCGAGGGTAAATCGCCTTATCAGCTCTTCGTCGACTTCTTAGAACTGGTAGAAAGATATGCAGATGAAGTAGGAATGGACGAGGAGCAGACACTAGAGCTGAAAGCTACTAAGCAGGCTGTGGTGGACGAAATTTCGAAATCCGATCAAGAAGACGCGCCTGCCCCCACTGAGGAACCGGCCAGTATACATGGCCGTCTCATTAGGATAGCCGGTCCGCCCGTGCCAGTAGAACAAGGGAAGATATTCAAACCTAAAGATGCTATTTCCGCTAAGAAGGGTCCAGAAGAACTCCCTTACGACGAGGACACCGACCCCTCCAACTCGCGCTTACTGGACGTAGAAGGGATAGTggagagagatgggttggaggtaTACAAAGATCAGGCAGGTAGACTGTGGACCGGTCTAGCTACGTATTGGATCAAGCGTGGAGAGTTTGATCGGGCAACGGCAACGTTCGAACGCGGTCTGGCGGCCGTTGTCACGATCCGAGATTTCACGCAGATATTCGACGCCTACGCTGAATTCTCAGAAACGATGATCTCCACTTTGATGGATGCTATCGCCGATGAAGATAATTTGGCCGATGAGGAGTTTGACGCCGAAGAAACTGAGAAGGAATTGGACGAACGGATGAAGAAGTTTGAGGAGCTGATGGATAGACGACCGTTCATCTTGAATGAGGTGTTACTTAGGAGGAACCCGAACGAAGTGGTcgaatgggagaagaggatcgCACTGTTCggtgacgatgatgagaaagtGGTGGAGACTTACGTGAAAGCTTTGGATACTATAAATCCAAGGAAGGCCACTGGTCCCCTATATCCCCTTTATGTGAATTTTGCGAAGTTttatgaagaaggtggaagtaAGGATCCGGAGAGTGGTGAACCGAGGAACGAACCGGATTTGAAGCAGGCTAGGAAGATTTTGGAGAGAGCTGCGAAGGTGCCGTATAAGAGTGTGGATGAGTTGGCGGAGGTTTGGTGTGAATGGGCGGAATTGGAATTGAGGAATGA GAACTACGATGAAGCGATACGGTTGATGCAGAGAGCTACGACGATACCTAGAGATCCTAAAAAGATCAACTTCTAcgatgaa TCCCTCTCACCTCAGCAGCGTCTATTCAAGTCCCTAAAGATATGGTCCTTCTACAGTGATCTTGAAGAATCTATCGGTTCAGTGGAAACTACCAAAGTGGTGTATGACAAGATCATGGAATTGAAGATTGCCAATGCTCAAGTCATTGTCAACTATGCTGCGTTCTTGGAAGAGAACAAATATTTCGAGGAGAgtttcaag GTGTACGAACGAGGAATCGAGCTATTCCACCCCTCAGTAGCATTCGAAATATGGAATATCTACCTATCCAAATTTGTCAAACGATACGGAGGCAAGAAGCTCGAAAGGGCTCGAGATCTATTCGAACAGGCTCTGGAGAACTGTCCACCCAAATTCTGTAAGCCGATTTACCTCCTATATGGtaaattggaagaagaacatgGATTGGCCAAGAGGGCAATGGGAATATACGACCGAGCATGTGCGACCGTGCAGGATTCGGACAAATTCGACATGTTCACCATCTATATCGCCAAGGCCACTGCGAACTTTGGTTTACCCGCCACGAGACCTATCTATGAGAGAGCTCTGGAGAGTTTGCCCGATAAGCAGACTTCGGAGATGTGTAAGCGGTTTgcgaggatggagaggaagcTTGGGGAGATTGATAGGGCCAGGGCGATCTATGCTCATGCGAGTCAGTTCTGCGATCCGAGGGTGGATGCGGAGTTCTGGGAGGAATGGAACttgtttgagg TCGACACCGGCTCAGAAGACACCTTCCGAGAAATGCTGCGTATCAAACGAGCCGTCCAAGCAGCATTCAACACCGAAACATCCTTCATCGCCGCTCAaacagcagcagcggcaAAAGGAGCTGAGAAACCAACCGACACAGCTAAAGACGCTGCTGATCCCATGGCCGCCATGGAGAGAGATCTATCAGGTTCTGGTACAGGTACGACCAAAAAGACAGGTGGTCCTGCTTTCGTAGCTAGTACGTTGAAGAATCAGAATGCTCATGGGATAGATCAGgctgaggatgaaggggaaggggaggtggcGAATCCCGATGCGAtcgagatggatgaggatgagtttTAG